A stretch of the Veillonella parvula DSM 2008 genome encodes the following:
- a CDS encoding ankyrin repeat domain-containing protein, whose protein sequence is MIQIKDLGTFESVPDIVTDIVKGNIIALENALVDGWHIHKPIQLDNCSEYSPLELALVMNCLPSVQWLVEHGADLNEEENPSFLLAVRYGTKEIIEYIVAHGANIHALNCVKVDAFQAALYGKQYKHLQIIHDLGHTVQKYGSPAFRNAITDRNYEVLDFFINHGVDINYNKPDSVYPFKPTPLCVAARYVDLKMCKYLVEYGADVTITEKDGMRPYSIAVEKGDMEMAEYFKNLEPVEYHDIQNKMNQLKPFKLPKALVLFLEGDNLYFELPDSDFISIEFFPLIDTIPFKVGRRNLLRLSKELGEYNDWQIVWDPRSKKIGCYDIEHQELRELCRFDEFIADMAGQLETLF, encoded by the coding sequence ATGATACAGATAAAAGATTTAGGTACATTTGAATCTGTGCCTGATATAGTAACAGATATTGTAAAAGGAAATATTATAGCTTTAGAAAACGCATTAGTAGATGGTTGGCATATTCATAAACCTATACAATTGGATAATTGTAGTGAGTATTCCCCTCTAGAATTGGCGTTAGTAATGAATTGTTTACCAAGTGTTCAATGGTTAGTTGAACATGGTGCAGATCTAAATGAAGAAGAAAATCCAAGTTTCTTATTAGCCGTGCGATATGGAACAAAAGAGATTATCGAATACATTGTCGCACATGGGGCCAATATACATGCTTTAAATTGTGTGAAAGTAGATGCTTTTCAGGCTGCCTTATATGGTAAGCAATATAAGCACTTACAGATAATTCATGACTTAGGCCATACAGTTCAGAAATATGGTAGTCCAGCTTTTAGAAATGCTATTACAGATAGAAATTATGAGGTCCTAGATTTTTTTATCAATCATGGTGTAGATATTAATTACAATAAACCAGATTCTGTATATCCTTTTAAGCCAACTCCACTATGTGTAGCTGCTCGGTACGTAGATTTAAAAATGTGTAAATACTTGGTAGAATATGGCGCTGATGTGACTATTACGGAAAAGGATGGCATGCGTCCCTATAGCATTGCTGTTGAAAAGGGCGATATGGAAATGGCTGAGTATTTTAAAAATCTAGAGCCAGTTGAGTACCATGATATACAAAATAAAATGAATCAATTGAAACCTTTTAAACTACCAAAGGCGTTAGTATTATTTTTAGAGGGAGATAATCTCTACTTTGAATTGCCAGATTCTGATTTTATATCCATAGAATTTTTCCCTCTAATTGATACAATTCCATTTAAAGTAGGCCGCCGTAACCTATTGCGTTTATCTAAAGAGCTAGGCGAGTATAATGATTGGCAAATTGTATGGGATCCTAGGTCTAAAAAGATCGGTTGTTATGATATAGAGCATCAAGAGTTACGAGAACTTTGCAGGTTTGATGAGTTTATAGCAGATATGGCAGGTCAATTAGAAACCTTATTCTAA
- a CDS encoding protein-ADP-ribose hydrolase, with product MTQQERLRYLLEGLVTEYKEKYNEHIDIPVNEEEQFTLFRALCNIRPAGAMPAEWMKIQDEYLNTLAHEKGIVTINDMEEREPQIYLWQGDITRLAVKAIVNAANEQLLGCFLPNHKCIDNAIHTFAGIELRMACARMTEYMDMPEKTGVARMTYGFNLPASHVIHTVGPIVYDTVTDLEKEQLSSCYRSCLELANAYSLKSIAFCCISTGEFRFPNELAAQIAIDTVRRYLKETNSKIQVVFNVFKDIDYDIYNKLLG from the coding sequence ATGACACAACAAGAACGATTGCGCTATCTTTTAGAGGGATTGGTAACAGAATATAAAGAGAAATATAACGAACATATAGATATTCCAGTAAATGAAGAAGAACAATTTACTCTATTTAGAGCACTATGTAATATTCGTCCAGCAGGAGCCATGCCCGCGGAATGGATGAAGATACAGGATGAATACTTAAATACATTGGCTCATGAAAAAGGCATCGTTACGATTAACGATATGGAAGAGCGAGAACCTCAGATATATTTGTGGCAAGGGGATATAACGCGTCTAGCGGTAAAGGCTATAGTCAATGCAGCTAATGAGCAGTTGCTCGGTTGTTTTCTACCGAATCACAAATGTATTGATAATGCCATTCATACTTTTGCTGGTATTGAGTTACGTATGGCCTGTGCTAGGATGACTGAGTATATGGATATGCCTGAAAAGACAGGTGTAGCTCGTATGACCTATGGTTTTAATTTACCTGCCAGTCATGTTATCCATACGGTAGGGCCTATTGTTTATGATACTGTTACAGACTTAGAAAAAGAACAATTGTCATCGTGCTATAGATCTTGCTTGGAGCTAGCTAATGCTTATAGTTTGAAGTCCATTGCATTTTGCTGCATTTCTACAGGCGAGTTTAGATTTCCTAATGAATTGGCGGCCCAAATTGCTATCGATACGGTACGTAGGTATTTAAAAGAAACAAATAGTAAAATCCAAGTGGTATTTAACGTATTTAAGGATATAGATTATGACATCTACAACAAATTATTGGGATAA
- a CDS encoding bacteriocin: MADAVEKTYTGWSIDVGDYKYEGITLNEVEQNLYAIEDQEQDFVVISPSNVISIDTKKYNFVQVCSDQDTDLLHIELSVTNDGEQGAIIYGKNELGHQETFQIIEEFIAHHKVPSLDDWEIVLDLRPEMESL, encoded by the coding sequence ATGGCAGATGCAGTTGAGAAAACTTATACAGGCTGGTCAATTGATGTAGGTGACTATAAGTATGAAGGAATTACCTTGAATGAGGTTGAGCAAAATCTCTACGCTATTGAGGATCAAGAGCAAGATTTTGTAGTCATATCACCATCAAATGTAATCTCAATAGATACTAAAAAGTATAACTTTGTACAAGTTTGTAGTGATCAAGATACCGATTTATTACATATAGAGCTTAGTGTAACTAATGATGGTGAGCAGGGCGCTATTATATATGGTAAAAATGAGCTGGGACATCAAGAGACATTCCAGATCATAGAAGAATTTATTGCACATCATAAGGTACCATCGTTAGATGATTGGGAAATCGTGTTAGATTTAAGACCTGAGATGGAAAGCCTGTAA
- a CDS encoding TVP38/TMEM64 family protein → MSNRNLKPSGEGWVQLIAGIGFIVLLIVINIVDPTFYPTMWHLATSGSMEEVAEYIQSFGPMAMLVSMVLDIFVNAVGFLPSIFISTANGLVFGMWPGIIISWLAETIGVVISFYIMRYFLRDTADKLIAKSTVLMKVDDFSGKNGFVVMLFARSLPYFPSGVITALGAISKIKPRDYILANLIGKFPSTALEVAIGTDIVNFQENMGRLGIIVIVAGVVYFILWQVYKRYMNKKNAEQEHDPNA, encoded by the coding sequence ATGAGTAATAGAAATTTAAAACCTTCTGGTGAAGGTTGGGTACAGTTAATAGCGGGCATTGGTTTTATTGTTTTATTAATTGTCATAAATATAGTAGATCCTACGTTTTATCCGACCATGTGGCACTTAGCAACAAGTGGCTCTATGGAAGAGGTAGCGGAGTATATTCAAAGTTTTGGCCCTATGGCCATGTTGGTGAGTATGGTCCTCGATATTTTTGTTAACGCCGTAGGCTTTTTACCATCAATTTTCATATCTACAGCAAACGGTTTAGTATTTGGCATGTGGCCTGGGATTATTATTTCTTGGCTTGCTGAGACGATTGGTGTAGTCATTAGCTTTTACATTATGCGTTACTTCTTACGTGATACAGCGGACAAGTTGATTGCTAAGAGTACGGTATTGATGAAAGTAGATGATTTTTCCGGTAAAAACGGTTTTGTGGTTATGTTATTTGCACGATCCTTACCGTATTTCCCATCTGGCGTTATTACAGCCTTAGGGGCCATTAGTAAAATTAAACCTAGAGATTATATATTGGCAAACTTGATTGGTAAATTCCCATCCACGGCTTTAGAAGTTGCCATCGGTACTGATATTGTAAATTTCCAAGAAAATATGGGACGCTTAGGCATTATCGTTATTGTGGCTGGTGTAGTGTATTTTATTCTATGGCAAGTGTACAAGCGTTATATGAACAAGAAAAATGCTGAACAAGAGCACGATCCCAACGCGTAA
- a CDS encoding methylated-DNA--[protein]-cysteine S-methyltransferase, translating to MNYKYTYESPLGTMIMLGTLSYLTDLFFIDEAYAPSYDDAEYIEQLTGPFEVTIMWLNQYFNGKKPFITPLIQLEGTEFRKSVWSILQTIPYGETTTYGDIGKQIAQQQGKEKFSAQAVGGAVGHNPISIIVPCHRVIGSNGQLTGYAGGIERKKYMLDLESEHK from the coding sequence ATGAATTATAAATACACCTATGAAAGTCCATTAGGAACTATGATTATGCTTGGTACATTATCATACTTAACAGATTTATTTTTTATTGATGAAGCTTATGCACCTAGTTATGATGATGCGGAGTATATAGAGCAACTAACAGGTCCATTTGAAGTAACAATTATGTGGCTAAATCAATACTTTAATGGTAAAAAGCCCTTTATTACACCTCTCATCCAGTTAGAAGGTACTGAGTTCCGTAAATCCGTATGGTCTATATTACAAACCATACCTTATGGTGAAACTACAACATATGGAGATATTGGTAAACAGATTGCACAGCAACAAGGTAAAGAGAAATTCTCTGCTCAAGCCGTAGGGGGGGCTGTAGGGCATAATCCAATTTCTATCATCGTTCCTTGTCACCGTGTTATTGGTAGTAATGGCCAGTTAACGGGCTATGCAGGGGGCATTGAACGCAAGAAATATATGCTAGACCTAGAGTCAGAGCATAAATAA
- a CDS encoding fumarylacetoacetate hydrolase family protein translates to MNENKNFLIPNPKSIICIGLNYADHIAETSLATHDFPEIFMKTSNALAGNHDTITIEDETFHYDYEGELVIIIGKSGKNISPEKAMEHILGYTIGNDVSARTLQFRGSQWILGKSLDHFAPIGPNIVSPDDFDFESATITTTVNGEIRQQAKLEQMIFKPYNIIAFLSTYMTLQEGDIIFTGTPSGVVLGKNESKYSWLKPGDIVTVSISGIGTLENKFI, encoded by the coding sequence ATGAACGAAAATAAAAATTTTTTAATTCCTAATCCTAAAAGTATCATTTGTATCGGCCTTAACTACGCTGATCATATTGCTGAAACTAGTCTAGCTACACATGATTTTCCAGAAATCTTTATGAAAACATCAAATGCTCTTGCAGGTAATCATGATACAATTACTATTGAAGACGAAACTTTCCATTACGATTATGAAGGAGAATTAGTTATCATCATCGGTAAATCTGGTAAAAACATATCTCCTGAAAAGGCAATGGAACATATCTTAGGCTATACCATTGGTAACGACGTATCTGCCCGTACATTACAATTTAGAGGTTCTCAATGGATTCTTGGCAAATCGCTTGATCACTTTGCTCCTATTGGTCCTAATATTGTATCTCCTGATGATTTTGACTTTGAAAGTGCTACTATTACGACAACAGTAAATGGTGAAATACGTCAACAAGCAAAGCTAGAACAAATGATTTTTAAGCCTTATAACATTATTGCCTTCTTATCAACATATATGACACTCCAAGAAGGTGACATTATCTTTACAGGTACGCCTAGTGGTGTAGTATTAGGTAAGAACGAAAGTAAGTATTCTTGGTTAAAACCAGGAGATATTGTTACAGTTTCCATAAGTGGTATTGGTACCTTAGAAAACAAATTTATTTAA
- a CDS encoding SMI1/KNR4 family protein — MSNLKDFDWTGFWNDVDYAFESYIGKPVTDEDIKAAEAELGYTLPAAYIELLKNHNGGVVKKNCFINDDDDCVYITGIYGIDRDKKYSLLGEMGNEFWISKVKYPPIGVVVADTISGGHDMIFLDYRDCGPTGEPKVVRVDQEGDYSITLLADNFGDFIKNLYISIEEITDEEFQSLSDAEKVKLLNEQEGIDIKRAMELLTNMGIDNLSPILLSTLGRMYNNNGRAAEAIDLFNRIDEAYRDWSWYYRCGYAHAFLGCGESYESEHVQQALQLIEAGMKMAKESHLDKQLGWCCEVVKYLLTQIKPKDYKEDYPVIFDTIKNLFDKKNSKITTEGKAIGDINEREEDNYPTYDVVHWVFNKQTYSREEFTKEYNENVKKYVDDEADDDDRLEEPEILVTYEAWIESDDQLFDNEHVTDEELLEEDKEDGMWQVEIMAHLVADNGTYFTREELLFKLHNLMANKELGDHVFFEGIEYEGHECEGYGLIDNEDGIPVFFIVCGS, encoded by the coding sequence ATGAGTAATCTGAAAGACTTTGATTGGACTGGATTTTGGAACGATGTTGACTATGCATTTGAATCCTATATTGGTAAACCGGTTACTGATGAGGATATTAAAGCAGCTGAAGCAGAATTAGGTTATACATTGCCTGCTGCATATATTGAGCTACTTAAAAACCATAATGGTGGTGTAGTAAAGAAAAATTGTTTTATTAATGATGATGACGATTGTGTATATATAACAGGAATATATGGCATCGATAGAGATAAAAAATACTCTCTTTTAGGTGAGATGGGGAATGAATTTTGGATTTCGAAAGTAAAATATCCCCCTATCGGTGTCGTTGTAGCCGATACGATTTCTGGTGGTCACGATATGATTTTCCTTGATTATCGTGACTGTGGTCCTACCGGTGAACCTAAGGTTGTACGTGTAGACCAAGAAGGTGATTATTCAATTACTCTCTTAGCAGATAATTTTGGTGACTTTATTAAGAACTTATATATCAGTATAGAAGAAATTACGGATGAAGAGTTTCAATCGTTAAGTGATGCGGAAAAGGTTAAGCTCCTTAATGAACAAGAGGGCATTGATATCAAGCGTGCGATGGAACTGTTAACTAATATGGGTATCGATAATTTGTCTCCTATACTATTAAGCACCTTAGGACGTATGTATAACAATAATGGCCGCGCAGCAGAGGCTATTGATTTATTTAATCGTATTGATGAGGCATATCGCGATTGGTCTTGGTATTATCGTTGTGGCTATGCTCATGCATTTTTGGGATGTGGTGAAAGCTACGAATCTGAACATGTGCAGCAAGCATTACAGTTAATAGAAGCAGGTATGAAAATGGCGAAAGAGTCCCATTTAGATAAACAGTTGGGCTGGTGTTGCGAAGTTGTAAAATACTTATTAACTCAAATCAAGCCAAAAGATTACAAGGAGGATTACCCTGTGATTTTTGATACCATTAAGAATCTCTTTGATAAGAAAAATAGTAAAATTACTACAGAAGGTAAAGCTATTGGAGACATTAATGAACGCGAAGAGGATAACTATCCTACATATGATGTAGTGCATTGGGTATTTAATAAGCAAACATATAGCAGAGAAGAGTTTACCAAAGAATACAATGAAAATGTAAAGAAATATGTAGATGATGAAGCAGATGACGACGATAGATTAGAAGAACCTGAAATTCTAGTAACCTATGAAGCTTGGATTGAAAGTGATGACCAACTTTTTGATAATGAACATGTTACCGACGAAGAATTGCTGGAAGAAGATAAAGAAGATGGTATGTGGCAGGTAGAAATTATGGCTCATCTTGTAGCGGATAATGGTACATATTTTACTAGAGAAGAATTGCTTTTTAAATTACACAATTTAATGGCCAATAAAGAATTAGGAGATCACGTATTCTTTGAAGGTATTGAATACGAAGGTCATGAATGTGAAGGGTACGGACTTATAGATAATGAAGATGGTATACCTGTATTCTTTATTGTTTGTGGTAGCTAG
- a CDS encoding putative quinol monooxygenase, giving the protein MNKNLLKRIVLTSAIAVLGVSTSFAALVMERDQSVDTAPSVGMYRFEVPVELQGTYNSAGVANLTASMEKEPNTLSMNVAHVKGNPSESYVVEIYKDLAAIETHRKSDHYQAFVNEVGSKLTNRKMYDVQSVLLFEKKDALSIVNDGKAVVTLTEFTVDSNEIDTVQRQYQLDMERAVRDDVGYKAGYVLRERNAKNRWYIIQIYSNQEALTKHLNSPGYRFMMSQIQGSLQGVTTKVLDGDILVNHGGQAFVRP; this is encoded by the coding sequence ATGAACAAAAATTTGTTAAAACGTATTGTATTAACATCTGCTATTGCCGTATTAGGTGTAAGCACATCTTTTGCAGCTCTTGTTATGGAACGGGATCAATCTGTAGATACAGCACCTAGCGTAGGTATGTATCGTTTCGAAGTACCTGTAGAGTTACAAGGAACTTATAATAGTGCAGGTGTAGCTAATCTGACAGCATCTATGGAAAAAGAACCTAATACATTGTCCATGAATGTGGCGCATGTAAAGGGTAATCCTTCGGAGTCTTATGTAGTTGAAATCTATAAAGATTTAGCTGCTATTGAGACACATCGCAAATCTGACCATTATCAAGCCTTTGTTAATGAAGTAGGTTCTAAATTAACAAATCGTAAGATGTATGATGTACAGTCTGTACTTTTATTTGAAAAGAAAGATGCATTATCCATTGTAAATGATGGTAAGGCAGTAGTTACCTTAACTGAGTTTACTGTTGATAGCAATGAAATCGATACGGTACAACGACAATATCAACTCGATATGGAACGTGCCGTTCGGGATGATGTGGGTTATAAGGCTGGTTATGTGCTTCGTGAAAGAAACGCAAAAAATCGCTGGTACATCATTCAGATCTATAGCAATCAGGAAGCCCTTACTAAACACTTGAACAGCCCAGGCTATCGCTTTATGATGAGCCAAATCCAAGGTAGTCTACAAGGGGTTACTACTAAAGTATTAGATGGGGATATCCTCGTAAACCATGGTGGTCAAGCTTTTGTTAGACCTTAG
- a CDS encoding DMP19 family protein has product MSITIEQFLSFSESEQLQTVKELNDTGNVKTIIDVLTRVGIENLSIPLLGELGRAYNNNGNEKEAIKVLESIDEEYRDAVWYYRCAYAYGAVALDNNESYTSDTMKQMLRLVDQGVRLAQEKNLDDIKSYCFEVIDMCYMQMDFEQCEAEYPELCKAYSNYVAEKKKKREGLPRHRTITIEEIQATDDMWTINEPMYWTINIYGSHDDYLESAKGFTLEQRYLNAICWYFAEVNNGGHHQFLYNSTGIVWEDALAGLRLFKMDELADNLQSVIDYFGGSVLFDRAERWTILQDWENEEELFDFLDKKDDVVYEYDGIYEDTFVHEHPELFVFDGTYTIPE; this is encoded by the coding sequence ATGTCTATAACTATTGAACAGTTTTTATCTTTTTCTGAAAGTGAGCAATTACAAACTGTTAAAGAGCTTAATGATACTGGAAACGTAAAAACTATTATTGATGTGTTAACTCGTGTAGGCATAGAAAATTTATCTATACCTCTGTTAGGTGAGCTTGGTAGAGCTTATAACAATAATGGCAATGAAAAAGAGGCAATAAAGGTATTAGAGTCTATTGATGAAGAGTATCGTGATGCGGTGTGGTATTATCGTTGTGCCTATGCGTATGGAGCTGTTGCTTTAGACAATAATGAATCGTATACATCAGATACTATGAAACAGATGCTAAGATTAGTAGATCAGGGCGTACGTTTAGCTCAGGAAAAGAATCTGGATGATATAAAATCGTATTGTTTTGAAGTCATTGATATGTGCTATATGCAGATGGACTTTGAACAGTGTGAAGCAGAGTATCCTGAGTTATGTAAAGCTTATAGCAATTATGTAGCAGAGAAAAAGAAGAAACGAGAAGGTTTACCTCGTCATCGGACCATTACTATTGAAGAAATCCAAGCTACAGATGATATGTGGACCATTAATGAGCCCATGTATTGGACTATCAATATTTATGGCTCTCATGATGATTATTTAGAATCTGCAAAAGGTTTTACCTTAGAGCAAAGATATCTCAATGCAATATGTTGGTATTTTGCTGAGGTTAATAATGGTGGTCATCATCAGTTTTTATATAACTCAACAGGCATTGTATGGGAAGATGCTCTTGCTGGCTTACGCCTCTTCAAGATGGATGAGCTAGCAGATAATTTACAATCAGTTATCGATTACTTTGGGGGTTCAGTTCTATTTGATAGAGCTGAACGATGGACTATTTTACAAGACTGGGAAAATGAAGAGGAATTGTTCGATTTTCTCGATAAAAAAGATGATGTAGTGTATGAATATGATGGAATTTATGAAGATACATTCGTACATGAACATCCTGAATTATTTGTATTTGATGGTACCTATACGATTCCAGAATAA
- a CDS encoding SIR2 family NAD-dependent protein deacylase: MTSTTNYWDNIERVKEFLNTADAVLVGIGAGMSTAAGLTYSGERFHKYFDDFHKKYGITDMYSGGFYSFESMEEYWAWWSRHIYYNRYDISAGEPYIRLMELLQNKNYFVITTNVDHQMQFAGVDKNRFYYMQGDYGLWQCSEPCHQKTYDNEEQVRRMVKEQKDMKIPTELIPHCPRCGELMTMNLRVDGAFVQDEGWYAAQKRYASFIENYKDKKTVLLELGVGYNTPMIIKYPFMRMAHDNIDTLYVPVNIEKQSIPFDIQQNTVLFNNDIQKVLNDLLSKEGVNVL, translated from the coding sequence ATGACATCTACAACAAATTATTGGGATAATATAGAACGTGTAAAAGAATTTTTGAATACTGCTGATGCGGTACTCGTTGGTATCGGGGCAGGTATGTCTACTGCAGCGGGTCTGACCTATAGTGGTGAGCGTTTTCATAAATACTTTGATGACTTTCACAAAAAGTATGGTATTACAGATATGTATTCTGGTGGATTCTATTCATTTGAAAGCATGGAAGAATATTGGGCATGGTGGAGCCGTCATATCTACTATAATCGCTATGATATTTCAGCAGGTGAACCTTATATTCGGTTGATGGAGTTGTTACAAAATAAGAATTACTTTGTGATTACCACTAATGTAGATCATCAAATGCAATTTGCTGGAGTGGATAAAAATAGATTTTATTACATGCAAGGTGATTATGGCTTGTGGCAATGCTCTGAGCCATGTCATCAAAAGACTTATGATAATGAAGAACAAGTGCGTCGTATGGTGAAAGAACAAAAGGATATGAAAATTCCCACAGAATTAATTCCTCACTGTCCTAGATGTGGCGAACTAATGACGATGAATTTACGTGTCGACGGTGCCTTTGTGCAAGACGAAGGTTGGTATGCAGCTCAAAAACGATATGCAAGTTTTATAGAGAATTATAAAGATAAGAAAACCGTATTGTTAGAACTTGGTGTTGGCTATAATACGCCGATGATTATCAAATATCCATTTATGCGGATGGCACATGATAATATAGACACACTATATGTACCAGTTAATATTGAAAAACAATCGATTCCATTTGATATTCAGCAAAATACAGTATTATTTAATAATGACATACAAAAGGTATTGAATGATTTGTTATCTAAAGAAGGAGTTAATGTACTATGA
- a CDS encoding prolyl-tRNA synthetase associated domain-containing protein — translation MLDKQGVYDCLRDHHIDFEITDHAPLFSMDDKPNVQLPYPEWDAKNLFIRDHKREHYYLITVRGSKRVDLKQFRKDHKLKKISFGSEEELWNILKIKPGHVSPFCLLHDEERKVHYYIDADYENNLIGIHPNQNDATVWFQGKELVKLIEEHGTIVEYITL, via the coding sequence ATGTTAGATAAACAAGGCGTATATGATTGTTTACGTGACCATCATATCGATTTTGAAATTACAGATCACGCACCATTATTTAGTATGGACGATAAGCCAAATGTGCAGTTGCCCTATCCTGAGTGGGATGCAAAGAATTTATTTATACGAGATCATAAACGAGAGCATTACTATTTAATTACCGTTCGTGGTTCAAAGCGTGTGGATCTAAAACAGTTCCGTAAGGACCATAAGTTGAAAAAGATTTCCTTTGGCTCTGAAGAAGAGCTATGGAATATATTGAAGATTAAACCAGGTCACGTATCTCCATTTTGCTTGCTCCATGATGAGGAACGCAAGGTCCATTACTATATTGACGCGGACTACGAGAATAATTTAATCGGCATACATCCGAACCAAAATGATGCGACTGTGTGGTTTCAAGGTAAAGAACTAGTTAAACTCATTGAAGAGCATGGTACAATAGTAGAATATATTACATTGTGA
- a CDS encoding branched-chain amino acid aminotransferase: MSKNIDWDNLGFGYVETDYRYLTTYKDGKWDEGGLIIDANVVLNECAGVFQYAQTVFEGLKAYYTKDGHIVCFRPDLNTERLNQSCERLVMPTLPEGRFLEAVKEVVKANKDFVPPYGHGASLYIRPYMMGTNSVIGVKPADEYQFRVFTTPVGPYFKGGAKPIKIRITDFDRAAPHGTGHIKAGLNYAMSLYAITDAHNEGYAENMYLDAATRTHVEETGGANFIFITKDGKLVTPKSDSILPSITRRSLMYVAEHYLGMTVEHRPVHKDELKDFAEIGLCGTAAVISPVGQIDTPEGTINVPAGMDDMGPITKKLYDTLLGIQHGEIEAPEGWVVKIC, encoded by the coding sequence ATGAGCAAGAATATCGATTGGGATAATCTCGGTTTTGGTTATGTAGAAACCGACTACCGTTATTTGACTACATATAAAGATGGTAAATGGGACGAAGGTGGTCTAATTATTGATGCTAACGTTGTCCTTAATGAATGTGCTGGTGTATTCCAATACGCTCAAACTGTTTTTGAAGGTTTGAAAGCATACTATACAAAAGATGGTCACATCGTATGCTTCCGTCCAGATTTGAATACAGAACGTTTGAATCAATCCTGTGAACGCCTTGTAATGCCTACATTACCTGAAGGTCGTTTCCTCGAAGCTGTAAAAGAAGTTGTAAAAGCAAATAAAGACTTTGTTCCTCCATATGGTCATGGTGCAAGCCTTTATATTCGTCCTTACATGATGGGTACAAACTCCGTTATCGGTGTAAAACCTGCTGATGAATATCAATTCCGTGTGTTTACAACACCAGTAGGCCCTTACTTTAAAGGTGGTGCTAAACCAATCAAAATTCGTATTACTGATTTTGATCGTGCAGCTCCTCATGGTACTGGCCATATTAAAGCTGGTTTGAATTATGCTATGAGTTTGTATGCTATCACTGATGCTCATAATGAAGGCTATGCAGAAAATATGTATCTTGATGCGGCTACTCGTACACATGTAGAAGAAACTGGTGGTGCTAACTTCATCTTTATTACTAAAGATGGTAAATTAGTTACACCTAAATCTGATAGTATTTTGCCATCCATTACACGTCGTTCTTTGATGTATGTAGCAGAACACTACCTTGGTATGACTGTAGAACATCGTCCTGTTCATAAAGATGAATTAAAAGACTTTGCTGAAATTGGTCTTTGTGGTACAGCGGCTGTTATTTCTCCAGTAGGTCAAATCGATACTCCAGAAGGCACTATTAATGTTCCTGCTGGCATGGATGATATGGGTCCTATCACTAAAAAATTATATGACACATTACTTGGCATTCAACATGGTGAAATCGAAGCTCCTGAAGGCTGGGTAGTTAAAATTTGCTAA
- a CDS encoding thioesterase family protein, translated as MVSAGQTATATVTVTESNIAKTMKSGSLDVFATPAMCALMEEAAQAAVQPYLEDGEGTVGISLSITHEAPTPLGATVTAKAIVSAVEGRKITFDIEASDGIGIIGRGTHERFVINNEKFIAKVHSRANAN; from the coding sequence ATGGTATCAGCAGGTCAAACAGCTACGGCTACTGTAACAGTTACAGAATCTAATATTGCTAAAACAATGAAATCCGGTTCTTTAGATGTCTTTGCCACACCAGCGATGTGTGCACTTATGGAGGAAGCTGCACAAGCTGCAGTACAGCCATATTTAGAGGACGGTGAAGGTACTGTAGGCATTTCCCTCTCCATTACTCACGAGGCCCCAACTCCACTTGGTGCAACAGTAACAGCAAAAGCTATTGTAAGCGCCGTAGAAGGTCGCAAAATCACATTCGATATCGAAGCTTCTGATGGCATTGGTATTATCGGTCGTGGTACACATGAACGCTTTGTCATTAACAACGAAAAATTTATAGCTAAAGTGCATAGTAGAGCAAACGCTAACTAA